The following is a genomic window from Nguyenibacter vanlangensis.
CGGCGCGGGCCACGCGCTGGGGCATATCGCCTTCGTCATCGCCTTCGGCACGATGCTGGGCCGCATCGTGTCCGAAACCGGCGCCGCCGAACGCATCGCCCGCACCCTGGTCGCGCGCTTCGGGCCGCGCAACATCCATTGGGCGATGATGACGGTCGGGCTCGCGGTGGGGCTTCCGGTCTTCTTCGATGTCGGGTTCGTGCTGCTGGCCCCGCTGGCCTTCGTCGCGGCACGGGCGGCCGGACAGCCGATCCTGCTGGCGGCGCTGCCCCTGGCCGCCAGCCTGTCGGCCGCGCACGCGCTCATGCCGCCGCATCCGGCGATCATGCTGGCCATCCAGGCCTATGGCGCCGGCGTGCCCCGCATGGTCCTGCTGGGGGCCATGGCCATGGTGCCGGCCGCGATCGTCGCCGGCCCGCTCTTCGCGGCCCTGGTCGTCCCGCGCCTGCGCGTGACCGGCGTCAGCACGCTCGAGGCCCAGTTCCTCGAACGCGCGACCGACCGCCTGCCGCCCTTCGGCCTCAGCCTGCTGGCCGTGCTGATGCCCGTCCTGCTGATCCTGGGCGGCATGCTTGCCGCCCGCCTGCTGCCCGGCGCCGGCGGACGCTGGCTTGCCGATTTCGCCGGCAGCACCGATATCGCGCTGGTTCTCTCCACGCTCTTCGCCTGCGTCGCCCTGGGCACCGCGCGGGGCATGGGCGGGCGCGACCTGGCCCGCCATCTGCATGACTGCCTGGCGCCGATCGCCTTCGTCGTGCTGCTGGTCGGCGCCGGCGGCGGCTTCGGCCGCGCCCTGATCGATTCCGGCATCTCGGGGGTGCTGACCGCGCTGGCCCTGCGGATGCACATGCCCGTGCTGCTGCTGGCCTGGGGGCTGGCGGCGATCATCCGTCTGGCCACCGGCTCGGCCACCGTGGCGATGAGCACCGCCGCCGGCATCCTCGCCCCCCTGGCGCATCAGGCCGGCCTCGCGGCGCCCGAGGCCCTCGTCCTGGCCACCGGCGCCGGATCGGTCGCCTTCGGGCCGGTCACCGACCCTGTCTTCTGGCAGGTCAAGGAATATCTGGGCCTCTCGGTCGGCCAGACCCTGCTGACCTGGTCCTGCATCGAGACGCTGATTTCCCTCATGGCCCTGGCCGCCGCCATGATATGTAATATATAACAATGAGTTACACAGACCAGGAGACGACGATGCCCTTCGCCACCCTGCCGACGCCCTGCGTCCTGATCGATATCGACCGCGTCACCGCCAACATCCGCCGGGCGCAGGATTATGCCAACTCACACGGCTTCGCCCTGCGCCCTCACGTCAAAACACATAAAATCCCAACTTTCGCCCACATGCAGGTCGCCGCCGGCGCCCGCGGCATCACCTGCCAGAAACTCGGCGAAGCCGAGATCATGGCCGACGCCGGCCTCGACGACATCCTGGTCAGCTACAACATCATCGGCTTCGACAAACTCGCTCGCCTCGCCGCCCTGGCCCGCCGCGTGAAACTGACCGTCGCCGCCGACAGCGCCCACACCATCGCCGGCTATCTCCGCACGGCCCGCGCCGCCAACGTACAATTCGACATCCTGATCGAATGCGACACCGGCGGCGGCCGCTGCGGCGTCCAGACCCCGGACGAAGCCGTGGCACTGGCGCAAATGCTCGACGGCGGCACCGGGGCGCGGTTCGGCGGCGTGATGACCTATCCGGCTGCCGGCAAGACCGCCCTTGCGGCCGAATGGCTCGCCGTCGCCTCGGCACGCTTCGACGCCGTAGGCATCCCCCTGCCGGTCGTCTCCGCCGGCGGCACCCCGGACCTGTGGCGCGCGCACACGCTTCCCGGCCTGACGGAATACCGACCCGGTACTTATATCTACATGGACCGCTCGCAGGTCGCCGCCGGCGCGGCCCGGCTCGACGAATGCGCGCTGACCGTTCTCTCCACCATTGTCAGCAAACCAACGCCGAACCGCGCCATCATCGACGCTGGCACCAAAACCCTGACCAGCGATCTGCTGGGCATGGACGGGTTCGGCCATGTCCTGTCCTGTCCCGACGCGACGCTCACCGGACTCAGCGAAGAGCACGGTATCCTGCGCGGCGGCGGCCTGCCGCGGATCGGCGACCGGGTCCGCATCGTGCCCAATCATGCCTGCGTCGTCAGCAACCTGTTCGACAAGGTCTATGTCGTATCCGGTGATCGCGTCGTCGACGCCGTAACCGTCGCTGCGCGCGGATGCGTGACCTGATTCTGACGCCAGTGAAACAGGACAAGCCAATGGTCAAGAAAATATTCGGGGCGGCCCATGTTCCCCTCTCCCCGGCAGTGCGTGCGGGTGATTTTGTCTTTGTTTCCGGCCAGGTCCCGGTCCGGGATGGCAAGATCGTTGCCGGCGGCGTGATCGAACAGACGCATGCGGTGATGGAGAACATCGCCTCCGCATTGCAACTGGCCGGATGCGCGATGACCGACGTCGTCAAGACCTTCGCCATTCTCAGCGACGCGAAGGATTTCGATGCTTTCAACCAGGCTTATGCCGCCTGGTTTCCGTCCGAGCCACCGGCCCGCACGACCGTCGAGGCCAAATTGATGATCGATATCGCGGTCGAGATCGAAGTTGTCGCCTATCGTCCGCTCTAGGCCTGTAAATCCGAAATCACACGGGAACCTGACGGGGTCATATCATGCGGGTGTTTGTCGCGTCCCTGGCGACTGAAACCAATACGTTCTCGCCGATACCCACCGATCGGTCGAGTTTCCTGTCCGCCTTCTATGCGCCGCCGGGGGCGCATCCGCCAACCCCCACCTTGTGCTCGGCCGTCTTTCCGGTCCTGCGCGATCGGGCGCGGCGGGACGGATTCACATTGATCGAAGGGACCGCAACATGGGCCGAGCCGGGCGGCCTGGTGCAGCGCGAGACGTTCGAAAGCCTGCGCGACGAGATATTGGCGCAGTTGCGTGCCGCATTGCCGGTAAATGCGGTCGTGCTGGGGCTGCATGGCGCCATGGTGGCGCAAGGCGAGGACGATTGCGAGGGCGACCTGATCGCGCGCGCACGTGCGATCGCCGGGCCGGACACGGTGATCGGCGCGACCTTCGATCCGCATAGTCACCTGACTCCGAAACGCGTGGAGAATCTCGATATCCTGAACGCCTTCCTGGAATTTCCGCACACGGATTTCGTCGCGCGCGCCGAACAGGCCGTGGATCTGGTGCTGCGGGCGGCCCGGCGCGAAATCCGGCCGGTCATATCCACGTTCGACTGCCGGATGATCGACGTCCTGCCGACCAGCCAGCAGCCGATGCGCGGCTTCGTCGACCGCCTGCGCGCGTTGGAAGGCCAGGATCGGATCCTCAGCGCCTCGATCATTCACGGCTTTCTGGCGGGCGACGTGCCCGAACTGGGGACGCGGATCGCGATCGTCACCGACAATGCGCCGGAACGCGGCAAGCGGCTGGCCCGGGAAACGGGCAACGCCCTGTTCGCCATGCGCGGTACGACCAGTATGCCGAAACTGGGGATCGGGCCGGCATTGGTCCGTGCCGCCGGGGCCGCCGCGACCGCCGGCGCGCCTGTGGTGCTGGCCGACATATGGGACAATCCCGGCGGCGGCGTGGCGGGCGACGGCACATTGATACTCGATGCGATGATGAAGGCCGGGATGGACGACATCGCGGTCGGGACGATCTGGGATCCGATCGCGGTCATGTTCTGCCTGGCCGCGGGCGAGGGCGCGCGGATCGCCTTGCGGTTTGGAGGCAAAAGCGGTCCCGGCGCCGGAGAACCGATTGATGCCGACGTGATCGTGCGGCGTGTCGTAGCCGAAGCCTGGCAGAGTTTCGGCGCCAGCCGGGTACCGCTGGGCGCAAGCGCGGTGGTGCGACCGGCCGGCACGCACATCGACATCATCCTGAACACCAACCGTACCCAGGCTTTCGACCCAGATATATTCGCCGGCCTGGATATCGATATCGCCGCCAAGCGCTATCTGCTGGTGAAATCGACAAATCATTTCCACGCGGCGTTCAAGCCGATCGCCGCTGAAATTCTATACGTCGATGCCGGCACCCATTATCCGTCCGATCCGCGAAGGACGCGATACCGCAAGCTGACGCGCGCCATCTGGCCGCGCCACGAAGATCCGCACGGGGCCGAGACATAGGGCAGATTCCGTTCAAACGGAATCGCGGGCCGCGGCGGACCGACACAGCGGCGGACGGCCGCCCTGTCCGGCGGAATGCATCATCTTTCGGTGATCGGCGTCGTCGGACAGGCGGTTTCAGGATTGAATTTCCGGCCCTGCCCGTCAATCATGCCGCCAAACCCACCGGGAAGGGAATATCATGTCCAATGATGGAATGACGGCGCAAATGGCGAAAAAACCGGGTTTTATCGCCGCTCTCGACCAAAGCGGCGGCTCGACCCCCGGCGCTCTGCGCCATTACGGCATCCCCGACAGCGCTTATGACGGCGAAGAGGAAATGTTCCGGCTGATGCACGAGATGCGCGTGCGTATCATGACGGCGCCGTCTTTCAGCGGGGACAAGGTCATCGCGGCCATCCTGTTCGAGCGTACGATGGACGGCTTGGCGGAAGGCAAGCCCGTCCCCAGCTTCCTCTGGGAAGATCGGGGGATCGTGCCGTTTCTGAAAGTCGACAAGGGGTTGGAGCCCGAACGGAACGGCGTCAGCCTGATGAAGCCAATCCCCGGTCTGGACAACCTGCTTGCCCGTGCGGTGAAGCTGGGCGTGTACGGCACCAAGGAACGCTCGGTCATCAATCTGCCGGATCGCGAAGGCATCGCCGCGATTGCGAAGCAGCAATTCGATCTGGCCGAGCAGATCGCAGCCCACGGCCTCGTCCCCATCCTGGAGCCGGAGGTCCTGATCAAGAGCCCCGATAAGGCGGGCGCCGAAGCGATTCTGCTGGAAGAACTGACAAGGGGCCTGGACGCGCTGCCTGGCAGTTATCCGGTCATGTTGAAGCTGACGATTCCCGAAAAACCGGATCTCTATCTGGATCTGATGACGCATTCGCGCGTGCAGCGCGTCGTCGCGTTATCGGGCGGTTATACGCGGGCCGACGCGTGCAGGCGCCTGTCGGCCAATCACGGCATGATCGCCAGCTTCTCGCGCGCATTGGTCGACGATCTGAAATATACGATGAGCGAAGAGGTGTTCGACGCGACACTGGCAGCGGCGATAGACGAAATTTACCAGGCGTCCACCGTCAAGCTTTGAAGCCCCATTGCCGCCTTCCCCCATCCGTCACGGATGGGGGAAGGCGGGGGCCGTCCGTCTATGCCGATCAGGCCGGCGCATGCCGGAAGTGATCGATTTCCTTTCATCACTCCACCGTTATTCCTGCATATATTGCGGTTTGGCGGCGCACCCGATAGGGTCATAAAAAATAATAAAAACGAGTACCTCGGACATGGATGTCGTACTAGGGGTCGATGTCGGTACCGGCAGTGCCCGTGCCGGGATTTTCACCACCGATGGCCGGAAGCTCGGTGCGGGCAGCAAGTCGACACGGACATGGCATCCGCGCCCGAGACACGTGCAGCAATCCTCGATCGATATCTGGCAGGCCGTGTGTGACAGCGTCGCCGCGGCGATCGCGGCGGCCAGGCAGAATGTCGCAGGGCCTTTGAATGTGCGCGGTATCGGGTTCGACGCGACCTGCTCGCTGGTAATGCTGGATCGCGACGGCGCGCCTCTGTCCGTCGACATGGACGGGACGCCCGGCCAGGACGTGATTCTGTGGATGGACCATCGTGCCCTTGCCGAGGCGGCGGAAATCAATTCCAGATCCTTCGACGTGTTACGTTATGTCGGCGGCGTGATCTCGCCCGAGATGGAAACGCCGAAATTATTGTGGATAAAAAGGAATCTTCCTGACCAATTCGACCGCGCGGGCTATTTTTTCGATCTGCCTGATTTCCTGACCTGGCG
Proteins encoded in this region:
- a CDS encoding RidA family protein; this translates as MRDLILTPVKQDKPMVKKIFGAAHVPLSPAVRAGDFVFVSGQVPVRDGKIVAGGVIEQTHAVMENIASALQLAGCAMTDVVKTFAILSDAKDFDAFNQAYAAWFPSEPPARTTVEAKLMIDIAVEIEVVAYRPL
- a CDS encoding fructose bisphosphate aldolase; amino-acid sequence: MSNDGMTAQMAKKPGFIAALDQSGGSTPGALRHYGIPDSAYDGEEEMFRLMHEMRVRIMTAPSFSGDKVIAAILFERTMDGLAEGKPVPSFLWEDRGIVPFLKVDKGLEPERNGVSLMKPIPGLDNLLARAVKLGVYGTKERSVINLPDREGIAAIAKQQFDLAEQIAAHGLVPILEPEVLIKSPDKAGAEAILLEELTRGLDALPGSYPVMLKLTIPEKPDLYLDLMTHSRVQRVVALSGGYTRADACRRLSANHGMIASFSRALVDDLKYTMSEEVFDATLAAAIDEIYQASTVKL
- a CDS encoding gluconate:H+ symporter; translated protein: MSAPLVVAVGALAILAVIVLIARFRLEPIMVLFGVAVLVAVATGRMPSAGVASFEAGAGHALGHIAFVIAFGTMLGRIVSETGAAERIARTLVARFGPRNIHWAMMTVGLAVGLPVFFDVGFVLLAPLAFVAARAAGQPILLAALPLAASLSAAHALMPPHPAIMLAIQAYGAGVPRMVLLGAMAMVPAAIVAGPLFAALVVPRLRVTGVSTLEAQFLERATDRLPPFGLSLLAVLMPVLLILGGMLAARLLPGAGGRWLADFAGSTDIALVLSTLFACVALGTARGMGGRDLARHLHDCLAPIAFVVLLVGAGGGFGRALIDSGISGVLTALALRMHMPVLLLAWGLAAIIRLATGSATVAMSTAAGILAPLAHQAGLAAPEALVLATGAGSVAFGPVTDPVFWQVKEYLGLSVGQTLLTWSCIETLISLMALAAAMICNI
- a CDS encoding M81 family metallopeptidase, whose amino-acid sequence is MRVFVASLATETNTFSPIPTDRSSFLSAFYAPPGAHPPTPTLCSAVFPVLRDRARRDGFTLIEGTATWAEPGGLVQRETFESLRDEILAQLRAALPVNAVVLGLHGAMVAQGEDDCEGDLIARARAIAGPDTVIGATFDPHSHLTPKRVENLDILNAFLEFPHTDFVARAEQAVDLVLRAARREIRPVISTFDCRMIDVLPTSQQPMRGFVDRLRALEGQDRILSASIIHGFLAGDVPELGTRIAIVTDNAPERGKRLARETGNALFAMRGTTSMPKLGIGPALVRAAGAAATAGAPVVLADIWDNPGGGVAGDGTLILDAMMKAGMDDIAVGTIWDPIAVMFCLAAGEGARIALRFGGKSGPGAGEPIDADVIVRRVVAEAWQSFGASRVPLGASAVVRPAGTHIDIILNTNRTQAFDPDIFAGLDIDIAAKRYLLVKSTNHFHAAFKPIAAEILYVDAGTHYPSDPRRTRYRKLTRAIWPRHEDPHGAET
- a CDS encoding D-TA family PLP-dependent enzyme, which translates into the protein MPFATLPTPCVLIDIDRVTANIRRAQDYANSHGFALRPHVKTHKIPTFAHMQVAAGARGITCQKLGEAEIMADAGLDDILVSYNIIGFDKLARLAALARRVKLTVAADSAHTIAGYLRTARAANVQFDILIECDTGGGRCGVQTPDEAVALAQMLDGGTGARFGGVMTYPAAGKTALAAEWLAVASARFDAVGIPLPVVSAGGTPDLWRAHTLPGLTEYRPGTYIYMDRSQVAAGAARLDECALTVLSTIVSKPTPNRAIIDAGTKTLTSDLLGMDGFGHVLSCPDATLTGLSEEHGILRGGGLPRIGDRVRIVPNHACVVSNLFDKVYVVSGDRVVDAVTVAARGCVT